In Geminocystis sp. NIES-3708, a single window of DNA contains:
- a CDS encoding RDD family protein, with product MYSEEILFRRSPKAPFDRRAYAFLIDFIVVWLISSLVTNIFLEFFVFTLLWWILRVIIVDKNKGQSLGRWTMDLKIIDLRFNRLPSLLTLTKREGTVAIGAFLAMIALKINFQDFLLMMLFATPLLLDGLTIFTDDQYNQSFHDRISGTMITQTKRGFSLDLRLKKLFKEARKTWQKNRKKYK from the coding sequence ATGTATAGCGAAGAAATATTATTTCGCCGATCGCCAAAAGCTCCTTTTGATCGTCGTGCTTATGCGTTTTTAATTGATTTTATAGTAGTTTGGTTAATATCTTCTCTTGTTACTAATATTTTCTTAGAATTTTTTGTCTTTACATTACTTTGGTGGATTTTGAGGGTAATTATAGTAGATAAAAATAAAGGACAAAGTTTAGGGCGTTGGACAATGGACTTAAAAATAATAGATCTTCGTTTTAATCGTCTTCCTTCTTTGCTCACCTTAACCAAAAGAGAAGGTACTGTTGCTATAGGAGCATTTTTAGCCATGATTGCCTTAAAAATTAACTTTCAAGATTTTTTATTGATGATGTTATTTGCAACTCCTTTGCTTCTTGATGGATTGACTATTTTTACCGATGATCAATATAATCAATCATTTCACGATCGCATTAGTGGTACGATGATTACTCAAACAAAAAGAGGATTTTCACTGGATTTAAGACTGAAAAAGTTATTTAAAGAAGCAAGAAAAACTTGGCAAAAAAATAGAAAAAAATACAAATAA
- the murD gene encoding UDP-N-acetylmuramoyl-L-alanine--D-glutamate ligase — MGNVNIIGLGKSGIAAAKILRKKNHEVTIYDSSTSESLEKIKNNLAQEDILVKLGQTIDLNTQHQPDLIVVSPGVAYDIPILVEARNKGIKTIGEMELAWQYLKSYPWIGITGTNGKTTTTALIEAMLKAGGIKTSACGNIGYAACELALSAMENPPEWVVAEISSYQIESSAELSPKIGVWTTFTPDHLARHKTLENYRQIKASLLQRSNAKILNGDDIYLHNFGLNLDWKNIYWTSIKGKDFLLGDIEKGVYLEDSWIVAFKELIAPISLFKMVGKHNLQNLLMATAAAKLAGVTKSSIVETISSFTGVSHRLELITTINGIDYINDSKATNYDAAEVGLDSVKSPVILIAGGEAKEGDDNAWINKIKEKCISVLLIGDAADLFAEKLEKVGFKEYEIVKTMDKAISRGKELAEEKKAKVVLLSPACASFDQYSSFEHRGDDFREICLKIK; from the coding sequence ATGGGTAACGTTAATATTATTGGATTGGGAAAATCAGGTATTGCAGCGGCTAAAATTTTAAGAAAAAAAAATCATGAAGTAACCATTTATGATAGTTCGACATCAGAATCTTTAGAAAAAATCAAAAACAATCTTGCCCAAGAAGATATTTTAGTTAAATTAGGACAAACTATAGATCTAAATACTCAACATCAACCAGATTTAATTGTTGTCAGTCCGGGTGTAGCTTATGATATTCCTATCCTCGTGGAAGCAAGAAACAAAGGAATCAAAACTATTGGTGAAATGGAATTAGCATGGCAGTATCTCAAATCTTATCCTTGGATTGGCATCACTGGCACAAACGGTAAAACAACTACGACAGCATTAATTGAAGCTATGTTAAAAGCAGGAGGAATAAAAACTTCAGCCTGTGGAAACATAGGTTATGCCGCTTGTGAATTAGCTTTATCAGCCATGGAAAATCCTCCTGAATGGGTAGTAGCAGAAATTAGTAGTTATCAGATAGAATCCTCGGCAGAATTATCTCCTAAAATTGGTGTTTGGACAACTTTTACTCCAGATCATTTAGCTAGACATAAAACTCTTGAAAATTATCGTCAGATTAAAGCTAGTTTACTACAAAGATCTAATGCTAAAATTTTAAATGGAGATGATATTTATTTACATAATTTTGGTTTAAATTTAGACTGGAAAAATATTTATTGGACAAGTATAAAAGGAAAAGATTTTTTATTAGGAGACATAGAAAAAGGAGTTTATTTAGAAGACTCTTGGATTGTTGCATTTAAAGAATTAATTGCACCAATTTCACTATTTAAAATGGTAGGAAAACACAACTTACAAAATCTTTTAATGGCCACTGCCGCCGCAAAATTAGCAGGAGTTACTAAAAGTTCGATTGTTGAAACAATATCATCTTTTACGGGGGTGTCTCACCGATTAGAATTAATTACAACTATCAACGGAATTGATTATATAAATGATAGTAAAGCTACTAATTATGATGCTGCTGAAGTTGGTTTAGACTCTGTGAAATCTCCCGTAATTTTAATTGCTGGAGGAGAAGCTAAAGAGGGTGATGATAATGCTTGGATAAATAAAATCAAGGAAAAATGTATTTCAGTTTTATTAATTGGTGATGCAGCAGATTTATTTGCAGAAAAGTTAGAAAAAGTAGGTTTTAAAGAATATGAAATTGTCAAAACAATGGACAAAGCTATATCTAGAGGAAAAGAATTAGCTGAAGAAAAAAAAGCAAAAGTTGTATTACTTTCCCCAGCTTGTGCCAGTTTTGATCAATACTCTAGTTTTGAACATCGAGGGGATGATTTTCGAGAAATATGTCTAAAAATTAAATAA
- the cobO gene encoding cob(I)yrinic acid a,c-diamide adenosyltransferase — protein MNFQLTDSEYKRKMQRRKEVQVQRLAKMTDEKGLIIVHTGNGKGKTTAALGMVIRSLGHGYKVAIVQFIKGAWQPAEKEVLEKWSDQLEFYAMGEGFTWETQDREKDILAANKAWEKAKDFILNPEYKLILLDEINIALKLNYLNLDDVLEILAQKPDNTHVILTGRGAKSELIETADLVTEMKLIKHPFKEQGIKAQAGIEF, from the coding sequence ATGAATTTTCAATTAACTGACAGTGAATACAAGCGAAAAATGCAACGTCGTAAGGAAGTTCAAGTTCAACGTTTGGCTAAAATGACCGATGAAAAAGGCTTAATCATTGTGCATACTGGAAATGGCAAGGGTAAAACTACCGCCGCTTTAGGGATGGTCATTCGTTCGTTAGGTCATGGGTACAAGGTGGCGATCGTACAATTTATTAAAGGTGCATGGCAACCAGCAGAAAAAGAAGTATTAGAAAAATGGTCAGATCAATTAGAGTTTTATGCTATGGGGGAAGGTTTTACGTGGGAAACTCAAGATAGAGAAAAAGATATTTTAGCGGCAAATAAAGCATGGGAAAAAGCAAAAGATTTTATCCTTAATCCTGAGTATAAATTAATATTATTAGATGAGATTAATATTGCTTTAAAATTAAATTATTTAAACCTTGATGATGTTTTGGAAATTTTAGCACAGAAACCTGATAATACTCATGTGATTTTAACAGGGAGAGGTGCAAAATCTGAGTTAATTGAAACAGCAGATTTAGTAACAGAAATGAAACTGATAAAGCATCCTTTTAAAGAACAAGGAATTAAGGCACAAGCAGGAATAGAATTTTAA
- the psbA gene encoding photosystem II q(b) protein, whose protein sequence is MTTTLQQQQSSAWEQFCQWITSTNNRLYVGWFGTLMIPTLLTATTCFIIAFIAAPPVDIDGIREPVAGSLLYGNNIISGAVVPSSNAIGLHFYPIWEAASLDEWLYNGGPYQLVVFHFLIGIFCYMGRQWELSFRLGMRPWICVAYSAPVSAATAVFLIYPIGQGSFSDGMPLGISGTFNFMFVFQAEHNILMHPFHMLGVAGVFGGSLFSAMHGSLVTSSLVRETTETESQNYGYKFGQEEETYNIVAAHGYFGRLIFQYASFNNSRALHFFLGAWPVIGIWFTAMGVSTMAFNLNGFNFNQSILDSQGHVIGTWADVLNRANIGIEVMHERNAHNFPLDLASAEPVSAPVING, encoded by the coding sequence ATGACTACCACTTTACAGCAACAACAGTCTTCCGCATGGGAGCAGTTTTGTCAGTGGATCACTTCTACCAACAACCGCTTATATGTAGGTTGGTTCGGTACTTTAATGATCCCTACCCTCTTAACTGCAACTACCTGTTTTATCATCGCATTTATCGCAGCTCCTCCCGTTGACATTGACGGTATTCGTGAGCCTGTAGCTGGATCCTTACTCTATGGAAACAACATCATCTCTGGTGCGGTTGTTCCTTCTAGTAATGCCATCGGTCTTCACTTCTACCCTATTTGGGAAGCAGCATCTTTAGATGAATGGTTATATAACGGTGGTCCTTACCAGTTAGTAGTATTCCACTTCTTGATCGGTATCTTTTGTTATATGGGTCGTCAGTGGGAACTATCTTTCCGTTTAGGAATGCGTCCTTGGATCTGTGTTGCTTATTCTGCACCTGTATCTGCTGCTACTGCTGTATTCTTAATCTACCCCATCGGTCAAGGTTCTTTCTCTGATGGTATGCCTTTAGGAATCTCTGGAACATTTAACTTCATGTTTGTATTCCAAGCTGAGCACAACATTTTAATGCACCCCTTCCATATGTTAGGAGTGGCAGGTGTTTTCGGTGGATCTTTATTCTCCGCGATGCACGGTTCTTTAGTAACTTCTTCCTTAGTGCGTGAAACCACTGAAACTGAATCTCAAAACTACGGTTACAAGTTCGGTCAAGAAGAAGAAACCTACAATATCGTAGCGGCACATGGATACTTTGGTCGTTTAATCTTCCAATATGCATCCTTCAACAACAGTCGTGCGTTACACTTCTTCTTAGGTGCATGGCCTGTAATTGGTATTTGGTTCACCGCAATGGGTGTAAGTACCATGGCATTTAACCTCAACGGTTTCAATTTCAACCAGTCTATCTTAGATAGTCAAGGTCATGTAATTGGAACTTGGGCAGATGTGTTAAACCGTGCAAACATCGGTATCGAAGTAATGCACGAGCGTAACGCTCACAACTTCCCCTTAGATTTAGCAAGTGCAGAGCCTGTATCTGCTCCTGTAATCAACGGTTAA
- the cofG gene encoding 7,8-didemethyl-8-hydroxy-5-deazariboflavin synthase subunit CofG, producing the protein MSKIITYSPAFTIVPTYECFNRCSYCNFRTDSNQSPWLELNKAKNILANLDNKKVIEILILSGEIHPKSSRRKDWIKRIYDLGKLALDMGFFPHTNAGVLNFEEMSLLKQVNVSMGLMLEQLNPNLLNTVHLHAPSKIPELRLQQLEWAGILKIPFTTGILLGIGETLDDRIESLKTIAKIHKKWGHIQEVILQPYCQGSQEELQKKSITQTEILEIIAIARDILPSDITLQIPPNLITTEETLLKCLELGIRDLGGIVPKDEVNPDYHHQNIEIITKILNRAGWDLKPRLPVYPQYYSWLIEEQKINIKKHPLS; encoded by the coding sequence ATGTCTAAAATAATTACCTATAGTCCTGCTTTTACTATTGTACCAACCTATGAGTGTTTTAATCGTTGCAGTTATTGTAATTTTAGGACTGATTCTAATCAAAGTCCTTGGTTAGAATTAAATAAAGCTAAAAATATCCTTGCTAATCTTGATAATAAAAAAGTCATTGAAATTTTAATCTTAAGTGGAGAGATACACCCAAAATCTAGCCGAAGAAAAGATTGGATAAAGCGAATTTATGATTTAGGAAAATTGGCATTAGACATGGGATTTTTTCCCCATACCAATGCTGGAGTTTTGAATTTTGAGGAAATGTCTTTACTCAAACAAGTTAATGTATCTATGGGGTTGATGCTAGAACAGTTAAATCCTAATTTATTAAATACAGTCCATCTTCATGCCCCTAGCAAAATCCCTGAATTACGATTACAACAGCTAGAATGGGCTGGTATCCTAAAAATTCCTTTCACCACAGGAATTCTTTTAGGCATTGGTGAAACTTTAGACGATCGAATAGAAAGTTTAAAAACAATAGCTAAAATACATAAAAAATGGGGTCATATCCAAGAAGTAATACTACAACCTTATTGTCAAGGTTCGCAAGAAGAATTACAAAAAAAATCTATCACTCAAACAGAAATTTTAGAAATAATTGCCATCGCCCGTGATATTTTACCTTCTGATATTACCTTACAAATACCACCTAATTTAATCACTACAGAAGAAACACTATTAAAATGTTTAGAATTGGGAATAAGAGATTTAGGCGGAATTGTGCCAAAAGATGAAGTCAACCCTGACTATCACCATCAAAACATCGAAATTATCACCAAAATTCTCAATCGAGCAGGTTGGGATTTGAAACCTCGTTTACCCGTATATCCTCAATATTATTCTTGGCTGATAGAAGAGCAAAAAATAAACATCAAAAAGCACCCCCTAAGTTAA